The genomic interval CCTGCTCTAGTCCTGCTTGTCTGTCAAGGCCAGCTCATGAACCCCAAGAAGACCCCAgctctcaccccctccccagagaTCCCCAACGCTGACCCAAAGTGCTGCTTAATGTGGTTCACTGGCAGGGCAGGGGTCTCCCTTCAGACCCTCCATGGTGAGTCTGGGCAGGGGCTGGCACACGATGGGAATCGTGATTTTTGTCTGCCCAGGATACTTAGAAATGGGCTCCCTTTCCTGgtgagggatggggtgggaggctTGGTGAGCTGGAGAGGCCAGTGTCTTGCAGCACTGAAGCAGCACTGGGATGGGGGCCCAGGTGTTTCCAGTGCAATCACGAGCCCCCAGGCAGGTGGGTAAAGGCTTCCTGGGGGCAGGCAGCCCCTCCCCATGCTCAGAGTGAAGGGGAGCCCCCCTCAAGCCTCCCACCTGCGTGCAGGGCAGGATTCTGTTCCTGTTCCAAGGGTCCTGTTACAGGTCCTGCCGGGTCAGCAACTTATGAGCAGTACTGGGGAGGGGCTCCCATACCTGGTAAACTGAGCCCCCTGGgattccctcccccagcccaaggCTGACCTCAGCCAGAGCTCTGGAAAGAAGGCGGCAAGGCATAGATGCCGGGCTTTAGCACAGGGCTCCAGGCACAAACATGGTGGACGGCACCACCTGGTGGCTGAAGTGCTACACAGCACCATCTGACTGTGGTCCCAGGGCAGCCCTTAGCCTGAAACCTAACCTCTGCTGGCCTCCCCACCACGAGGCTGCTCCCCACAGGTACATCCTACACCACCCAAGATTCCCAGAGCCCCATGTCACAGACAGCCCAAGTCAGCCCTCTTTTGAAACCTTCCATGGCTGCTGCTGACCCAGAGTCCACACTCTAGAAGTCAGCATTCAAGGCCCTGCCCATTTGCTACCCTGCTGTGTGGGCCTGGTCAAGCCACACCCTTTCTGTTCCACCAGTAACTTCTACTGTGACCCTGGAGAAGTTTTgtcacctttctgggcctcaacTTCCACCTCTGCTGGATGGGGGCACCATTACTCTGCAGTAGTGTAAGAGGCAGGGGATTTTGGCGAGCCAAGCGGTGGCCTTCACTTGCTGGtggtgggagtggagaggagcTGGAGTCCACCCTTAAGGGTCTGACAGAGCTTTTTTCTTCAGGAGTCCTGGTCCTGAGCCATGGAAAAAGCTTCCTGCTGAGGGTGAGTCCAGGGAACAGCAGGACCAAGCATGTCCATTCACAAGGCCGTCTATTGCACTTGTAAGTGTCCACTAATAAAGCCCCACACCTGTGTTCTATTTTCAGTGCAGttgctcttctctcctcccaaTAACCTAGTGAGGCATGTGGCaggatccccattttacagaggaggaaactgaggctcacagaggggGAGCTGTGTGCTGGCCTCTCTCTGGGAGGGGAAGTGGGAGGTGGTCCTAGAATGCTCTCACCTTCAGGCCTGTGTTTGTGGTGAGGACGGGGGGTTGGTCGTTGACAGGCAGGACGGTGATGCTGAAGGTCACGGGATGGCTCTGGCGGTCCATCTCTGAGGCATTAGCCGCTAGGACAAAACTGTCTGCCAGCGTCTCGCTCCCGTCATGCACATAGAGAATCAGCTGCTGTTCCACCTGCAGGCAGGCCCAGGGCTAGAGGTCAGGCCCCAGCAGGCCTGAGACCCATGGTGGGTCTCAGGCCCAGCACGTTTCATGCCCTGCCTTTGGGTGCAGGAGGAGATTGACTCCTCCAGAGCTTCAGTTTTTGCTGGTGGCAATGGGGACAATCATTCCTCCCGGAGCGAGGGAATGAAGGAGTGGAGGAAATGGGGACATTCATCTCTCTCTGCCAGTGAGGGAGGATGAGATGAGGCGCTCTGTAAATGTGGGCTCCTGTCTCCTATCTGTGCATACCCCCAGACTCTGCCCCCAGAGCTGGGCTGCATCCTGGGCCTCCCTGACCATACCTCTCTCCAGGAGAAGGTGCTGAGGGTCCTGTCTTGAGgtccttcctttctctgcagGACCCCATGCTGGGGTGGCTCCAGCACCTGCAGGTCAAGGCCCGGCAGCGTGGGGAAGTAGGGCCCAGTGATGCggagcaggggaggggccagTGTGCGGGTGCCGCCCTCGGGGACGCTGAAGTTCAGCGCCTCCAGTGGGATGGCAGCGGGCAGCACCTCCAGCTCCACGTGGACGCCCTGGAGGGGAGCACCCAGGCCTGAGGACACATCCAGGGAGAAGACATCGCTCCAGGCCTCAGGGCGGGAGTGCAGGTACAGGACCCTGCCCGCGTCCACCGCCTCCTGGGAGAAGCTGTGCACAGCGTCCAGGCTGGGCAGCTCGGCTGCCGTGGCGCTGTGGGTCAACATCACCAGGTGGCCAGAGCTTGGTGGGGTCTTCACTGAGAACACAATGTCTGCCGGTGGCACTGCCTCCTGGGCTGCCTGGTTATGAGAGGGGTCACAGAAGGAGGTTGTTGAAGCCTCTGAGGCACACACTCCCTCAGCGATGTACACAATCACACATCCTCAGACTCAGTGACACGGACATACAGTCTCACCACACACAAATGTGTGGACAGAGACACATATATGtcgtgcacacgcacgcacacacacacacacacacacacacacacactgactgCCCCTGCCATGCTACTGCCACAAGAGGGCGCCCCATCCTTCTCAGCGACACAGTCTCCTACAGTACAGGCCCCAGGCAGCTTGCAGACCCTAGTCCAGTCCAGGGCCTGGAGGGAAGGTGCTCCCTCATCTGACGGTCCAGCCATAAAAGGCTATACACCACCCCCAAACTCACATTCCTGTtctgtccctctgcctggaatactgtCCCCCCGTTCTCTGCTGTTAAATCCCAAACTCTTCAAAGCCTGGCTCAGATGCTGCCTTCTCCTGGCAGAAGACTTCCCGACACCAGACGTGTTGAGCCACAGTCTGCCCTAAAGTCCAGACAGCCAGAACCACAAGAGGCTCCGAAGTTGGCAGTGTAAGAGaataaggcccagagagggcaagcaaCTGGTGTGAGGTTGCACAGCAAGGCAATGGGTCTGCTGGATGGCCTGCGGTTGCTCTGTGAGGTTCCTGGGTGGTCAGCAGCCCTCTCCAGACCCTGAGGCCTGGTCTGAGGTCtgggaaaagaactgaggacatagggaacttccctggtggtccagtggttaagaatccaccttccaatgcagaggatgtgggtttgatccctggtcggggaagtaagatcccacatgcctcggggcaactgagcccgcgaaccgcaacaaaggtcctgcgtgcctcaactaagacctgatgcagccaaaaataaaaataaataaataaataaatattaaaaaaaaaaaaaaaaaaaaaaaagaactgaggacatgGGAGCTGGGCGGTGGGGGCAACCAAGCCTGTCTTCAAGGCCTATAGACCTCAAAGTTTGTACCAGTTAAAACCCTCCAGAGAGCCTACTCTTGTTCGAACACAGATTCTCAGGCTCCACATCAGCGTCTAtggtctgggtggggcccaggaatttgAATGGTTGGCCACAGCATGTACACCTGTGCACATGACATGTGGAGGAACACGCAACCCATAGGCAGCCGTATGTACAATAAACTCCCCAGAAACCCTCAGGCACACAACATGCACAGGTACAGATACATACCTAaggcacatatacacacactggCCCAGAAGCCACCACAGGCACATCCCAAACCATCCAAGCACGCATGGCATGAAGGCTGGAGGGAAGGATCCCTTTTACCTGGCCCATACCCCTGCTCATGCCCTCAGCCCTTTACCTCCAGCTGGTCTCTTCTGATCTCAGCCGCCTCCCCCTGGAAGACATAGATCTTCTTGTTCCGGACCAGGTGCAGTGGGGCCAGTGGCCCCTCTAGGGCAATGGTCACTTGTAGGGCAGCATCTGTGTGCACAGGCCCTGCCTCCACAGAGAAGGCCAGGGTATCACGGGCGCTGAGGCTGCCGTTGTGGCTGTAGAGAATGGCCCCATCCAGCAGGTCCTGCTGGGAGAAGGTTGTGACTGGCTGGCCTCCCCGGAGCAGCCGCCCCCAGCGTGGGCCGGCTGTGACATGGTAATGGACCTCATCTCCACTGCGGATGTCTAGGTTGGTGTCCAGGTGGAGCACAGCTGTGTCGATGGTGCCCTGGCCTCCTTGAGGGACCACAAGGCTGGAGCCGTTGGCCACACGGAGGTAGGGCTCCGAGGCCTGCACTTCGAGCAGCGCTGTGGCCTGGTGCTGCCCATCGGACACCTGCAGCTGGATCCAGCCGCGGTCGGCCCCCGAGTGCACGAACAGGACCCGCCTCTTCCTGAGGTCCTCCTGGGTGAAGCGGTAGATGGGCTGAGTGGGCTCATCTACAGCCACGATGCTGCCGAAGAGGAGGTCCTTGCGGGTCAGCACCAGCTGAGCATCAGCAAAGCCGGAGTCAGCATCGCTGAAGGCCATGTCGTCGGTGGTCAGCAGCCGCTGCCCACCGCGGGCCACGTGGAAGACGCGGCTGATGGTCTGCACAGGGGCGTGGTCATTCACGGGCTGGATGGCCACCCGGAAGACACCCCGTACCTCCTCCCAGGCCACGTCACCACTGCCCTCGCTCTGGCGGGTAGCCACAAAGGGAATGTCATCTTCCGTGGTCTCAGAGTCGTCATGCTGGTAGACCAGCCGGCCGTGCAGCAGGTCCTCATTGGTGAAGGATGTCACCACGGTGACACTGTCCTGTGCCCCCTGCCACACCAACCTGCCGTGGCGGGGCCGCTCCATGACCTCATAGAGGTAGCTGGCACTGTTGAGACTCTTGACAAAGAGGTGATCAGCGGAGAGGACGCCCTCGCCGCCCTCAGGCACCGAGAGGAGGACGTTGGTGAGGACAGGGGCGTCCGGATCACCACCGATGTGGATGGGGAAGGTGTAGAGTGGGGAGAAGTGTGGCGGGGCTGTGACCCGGAAACGGAAGGAGTCCTCGACTGCCTCTGAGGCACGTGCTGTGGCCCCATAAGTCAACCGGCCAGCCTGCAGGTCATCCTGGGTGAAGCTCTGGCCGTCCGACAGCCGCGTGCCCCGTAGCTGAAGATTACCCTTCCTGGGGGCCTCAACCACCTCATAGTGGAAGGTGGTGGGGTTCGGGCCTGCCTCCTCCAGGGTGGCTTCCAGGTGGGCTGTGGTGATGGCCTCCTGCTGGGCGTTCTGCGGGTGCAGAGGCTCCAGCCGCAGCAGCCACACCGTGGCTCTCTGGACTGTCACTGGGAAGGACAGATTGCTCAGGGTCTCCTGGCCCACCTGCACCTCCAGGGCCACGTTCTCCATGGTGTCCTCGGCGCGGTGCTGTGGGTCGGTGCTCAGGTACCTCACGCGGCCCTGCTCCACGTCCCGCTGGTGGAAGGCCCGTGTGGCCCGCCACTCGGTGCCCTccgcccctcccgccccctgCTTCTGCAGCTCCCCAAACTGCAGGGCCCCGGTGAGTCGGAACAGCACACTCACATCCTGCCCCACAGCATTTGTCTCAACCGACAGGTTGGAGGGCAAGACAGGTGCAGTGGAGCCCTGGGCCAGGCGCAGCCCCGTGTTGTGGCGGACCTGAATGGCCGGCCGGACGGCCACCACCTTCAGTGTGACCGGGGGGCTGGCTTGCAGCCCGTCGCTGACCCGGAACGTCAGGTCCGGGGCGGGCCCGCCACGGTGGACGTACACTAGGCTGCCCGCATCCAGCTCCTGGCAGGAGAACTCGGTCGCTGGCTCCCCAGGCTGGTCTTGGCGCTCCACGGGGAGGCCGGCGGGGACACCAAGGAGCTGGAAGGTGAGGCCCTCGCAGGCGGAGTCTGGGTCATCGGCCTGGAAGACCTCCGGCCCCAGCAGCTTCTGAGTGTGTTCCAGGATCACCATGAGGCTGCCTTGCGGGAAGATGACGCGGGGCGGGTCGTTGACGGGGTTTATCTGAATGGGCAGGATATAAGTCTGGCCCCTCCGAAGGCAGGAGGGCACGGGCCCCCGGGCTGTCACCGACACCTCGAGCACCAGCCGGTCGGAGGTGTCCTCGGAGCCATCGTGGACGAAGCGGGCCTTGCGGTTCACCACGTCCAGGAGGGTGAACATTTTCCGTGCCCGGGCACCCGGGATGTCCAGCTCTAGCTCGCCGTGGCGGGCCCCGCGGCTCACGCTGAACAGCACCTGGGATTTGCGCAGCTCAGCCTCGCTCAGATCCAGCGTGGGCTGCACGTGCCGCCACTCCAGCCAGGCTGCGCCGCCCTCGGCCACCACCAGCGGGCGGACGGTCAGCAGCTGGGTGAAATTGGCAAAGATCGGAGGCAGCCCCGGTTCAGGGGCGCAGGGCTCAGGCAGCTCCATGGCCGGCCAAGCCTCGGGTGCCAGGGTGGAGAAAGCTTCGTACGGGCCATAGGCGTCCTCCTCGTACTCGTCTTCCTCCAGCCTGCAGCCGGCCGCCATGCTGCGAGTCAGCAAGGCCTCCCGGAGCCCCCATCTCTGACCATTGATGCTGAGATCCTCCAGGCAGCCCAGCAGGGAGACGTTGACAGCCAGGCCCAGGCGGTGTTCCTGGAGATGGCGAGAGCCCTCTGCATCCAGCCCCCCAAGGAGGAGACTGCCTCGTGGCTCTAGGTAGCTAAGGACCCCACGGTTGGAAGTACGTGTGGGGTACTGGTCCACGGAGATTTCCAGCCTGTGAGCGTCCATGTGGACACGGACCTCGTGGGGCTGCCCATCGGCCACAGGCACACTGTTGTGGAGCAATACGGTGCCCTGGCCCTTCTCCACCACAGCCCGCAGGTGGCCCTCAAATATGTCCACGTAGATGAAGTCCCCATGCCGGCCCCCTGCCTGGAAGGCCAGGGGCGCCTGCCAGCTCCGTGTGGTGAGTGTAAACTCCAGGGTGCCTTCATCCCGAGTGCCCCAGGCAGGGAAGGCAGCCAGTGAGTGGGGCCCAGAGAAGCCCATGGCCACGTCATCACCGGCAGAGAACTCCTCAGCACAGCCCTCAGGCACGTCTGGGGTCAGTGGCCGAAGGAGGCTGCGGCCATTGAGGGTGGCTGTGTGGAGGCAACCCCGCAGGGGTCGGCTGGCTCTGCTCAGGTAGGGCAGGCCAAGGCTCCCGGTGCCCCCCAGGAAGAGCCCATAGGGGACCTCCAGGGGGGCCTGTTGGACTTGGGCGGAGGCATTCAGGAGCCCATCGACTGACAACAAGGCCCAGCTGTCTGACACGGTCAGCCCCACAGTGTGGGGAATGGAGTCGCTCAGCAGTGTCTCTGCCAGGGTCTGCATCCTCACCTCCTCCTGGCCCAGGATAAATCTGACCTgaggagagatgggggaatgggggatgggggaggcacACTGAATCCATCGCTTCTGCAGTACAAGCATAACCGGTCCCCCACACTTGGGGTCCCCAGAGCAGAGGGCCTAGGACAAAGGCTTCTCACGCCactcctctccctttcctgccATTTCTTTACGCATCCCCCAAACACTCACCAAAGTGATCTCCGTGCCAGGCCTGGATGGGCTCAGGGGACCCCGATGTGAATCCGATGTGGTCCCTGCCCACACAGACCTGTCATACAGCAAGATGCTTTCCTAGAGATTCAGCCTAAATTCTTTTATGTCTCCCCTCTTTCCCTGGGTGAGAGGTGCTAGAAAAATCACCTTGGAATACAGAAGATTCTTCCCCTGGCATAATGGGCACCTGGGAATCCCCTGATGAGTCCCCCTAAGTAGAGCAAAACACCGTGGGGTCACTGAGGCTGCCAGGCTCACTGTTCAGAAATGGGGAGCCCAATCAGATGCTCTGTGTTTTGACCTGTCCAAGGGGAGGTCcttgggaagagaagagaga from Physeter macrocephalus isolate SW-GA chromosome 11, ASM283717v5, whole genome shotgun sequence carries:
- the CSPG4 gene encoding chondroitin sulfate proteoglycan 4, which gives rise to MRSSPRLLLSAPALTLALTFATLVGPASTASFFGENHLEVPVAMALTDIELQLEFSTSQPEALLLLAAGPADYLLLQLHSGRLQVRFILGQEEVRMQTLAETLLSDSIPHTVGLTVSDSWALLSVDGLLNASAQVQQAPLEVPYGLFLGGTGSLGLPYLSRASRPLRGCLHTATLNGRSLLRPLTPDVPEGCAEEFSAGDDVAMGFSGPHSLAAFPAWGTRDEGTLEFTLTTRSWQAPLAFQAGGRHGDFIYVDIFEGHLRAVVEKGQGTVLLHNSVPVADGQPHEVRVHMDAHRLEISVDQYPTRTSNRGVLSYLEPRGSLLLGGLDAEGSRHLQEHRLGLAVNVSLLGCLEDLSINGQRWGLREALLTRSMAAGCRLEEDEYEEDAYGPYEAFSTLAPEAWPAMELPEPCAPEPGLPPIFANFTQLLTVRPLVVAEGGAAWLEWRHVQPTLDLSEAELRKSQVLFSVSRGARHGELELDIPGARARKMFTLLDVVNRKARFVHDGSEDTSDRLVLEVSVTARGPVPSCLRRGQTYILPIQINPVNDPPRVIFPQGSLMVILEHTQKLLGPEVFQADDPDSACEGLTFQLLGVPAGLPVERQDQPGEPATEFSCQELDAGSLVYVHRGGPAPDLTFRVSDGLQASPPVTLKVVAVRPAIQVRHNTGLRLAQGSTAPVLPSNLSVETNAVGQDVSVLFRLTGALQFGELQKQGAGGAEGTEWRATRAFHQRDVEQGRVRYLSTDPQHRAEDTMENVALEVQVGQETLSNLSFPVTVQRATVWLLRLEPLHPQNAQQEAITTAHLEATLEEAGPNPTTFHYEVVEAPRKGNLQLRGTRLSDGQSFTQDDLQAGRLTYGATARASEAVEDSFRFRVTAPPHFSPLYTFPIHIGGDPDAPVLTNVLLSVPEGGEGVLSADHLFVKSLNSASYLYEVMERPRHGRLVWQGAQDSVTVVTSFTNEDLLHGRLVYQHDDSETTEDDIPFVATRQSEGSGDVAWEEVRGVFRVAIQPVNDHAPVQTISRVFHVARGGQRLLTTDDMAFSDADSGFADAQLVLTRKDLLFGSIVAVDEPTQPIYRFTQEDLRKRRVLFVHSGADRGWIQLQVSDGQHQATALLEVQASEPYLRVANGSSLVVPQGGQGTIDTAVLHLDTNLDIRSGDEVHYHVTAGPRWGRLLRGGQPVTTFSQQDLLDGAILYSHNGSLSARDTLAFSVEAGPVHTDAALQVTIALEGPLAPLHLVRNKKIYVFQGEAAEIRRDQLEAAQEAVPPADIVFSVKTPPSSGHLVMLTHSATAAELPSLDAVHSFSQEAVDAGRVLYLHSRPEAWSDVFSLDVSSGLGAPLQGVHVELEVLPAAIPLEALNFSVPEGGTRTLAPPLLRITGPYFPTLPGLDLQVLEPPQHGVLQRKEGPQDRTLSTFSWREVEQQLILYVHDGSETLADSFVLAANASEMDRQSHPVTFSITVLPVNDQPPVLTTNTGLKMWEGATVPIPPEALRGTDSDSGPDDLVYTLEEPSNGQVVLRTAPGAEVHSFTQAQLDGGLVLFSHRGAPDGGFRFILSDGEHTSTGHFFQVTAQKQLLLSLEGSRTLTICPGSIQPLSSQSLRASSSTGIDPHHLFYRVVRGPRLGRLFHTQQGSTGEALGNFTQAEVYAGNVLYEHEMPPEPFWEAHDALELRLSSPPAPDMAATLAVTVSFEATCPQRPSRLWKNKGLWVSEGQRAEITTATLDASNFLASIPAPRRSEHDVLFQITQFPQRGQLLLSEEPLHTGRPHFLQSELASGQLVYTHGGGGTQQDGFRFRAHLQGPAGASVAGPQTSEAFAITVRDVNERPPQPQTSIPLRLTRGSRSPVSRAQLSVVDPDSAPGEIEYKVQRAPHNGFLSLAGASPGPVTCFTQADVDAGRLAFVANGSSVVGIFQLSVSDGASPPLPMSLAVDVLPSAIEVQLRAPLEVPQALGRSSLSRQQLRVVSDREEADAAYRLTQGPRYGHLLVGGQPAAAFSQFQVDQGEVVFAFTSFSSSHDQFSILALARGANASATVNVTVRALLHVWTGGPWPQGATLRLDPTVLDAGELANRTGSVPRFRLLAGPRHGRVVRVPRARTEPRGGQLVEQFTQQDLEDGRLGLEVGRPEGSSPGPAGDSLTLELWARGVPPAVASLDFATEPYNAARPYRVALLSLPARTEAGEPGSSTPTGEPGLAASSPVPTVARGHFLGFLEANMFSIIVPVCLVLLLLALIVPLLFYLRKRNKTGKHNVQVLTAKPRNGLAGDAETFRKMEPGQAIPLTAVPGQGAPPEGQPDPELLQFCRTSNPALKNGQYWV